Part of the Zingiber officinale cultivar Zhangliang chromosome 6A, Zo_v1.1, whole genome shotgun sequence genome, GTTGTCCTCTTCGtcctcttcttctgcttcttcttcctcttttttgTAGGGTTTGAGAGGTGGAAGGGCAGAATGGGATTGATTTACGGCTTCGCGGAAGATGGACAAAATCTCGGGGTCGAAATCGGAGAAGATAGAGTCATCGTGGCTGAGATTCATAAATTCCAGCTTGGGCGAGTAGCTGGTGGTGAACTCGGAATCCGGCGAAGAGAAATGGGCGTCCCGGGTGGTGTGGGACGAGAAGGAGCGGTGGTGGGCAGCGGGAGGGAGGAGGAGGGGGCTGGCGTCCTCGAGGCCGGCCATGAGCTCCGATGCGTTGATGACCTCGGGCTCGTTGGGCGGTGTCACCGTCGGAGTCTTCGGAATCCGACGCTCGATCATCTCCGACCAAGTCTCGGTACAGAGGCCGATCTCCCTCGCGCAGCTCGCCTTGACCGCTGCCATCGACACTGCCGCCTGGAGGTCGGTGGAGACCTTTGCCGTTGCCTCGTCGTCAGAACTGTTGTCTCCTCGATCGAGCCTCAGTGCGCCGAAGGTGCTGGAGGTAAGGATGACGGCGTGGTGACCGCCCCCGCTCCGCTGTCGCCCGCCTCTGGCCAAATGGACGGGAAGCGACTTGCTGCGTCCGAACCACCGCCCACTGCCTGGCTGCTTCGAGACCGCGCAACCCATGGCGAGCTCAAACCACTGGCTACCCTCTCTGCTTCGATCGGAAGACAAACAGCGACAAGATTCAACAACGCCGGCACTTTGGGAGACGGTCGCAACTCCGAGATCCACAAAGCAGGAATTTCACGAACATTCCCAGCCACACTTCTCTCCCATTTCTCAATTGCGAGGGAGCTCAACAATTAGCGAAACTTCTCTCAATTTGCGCAACCAAACAGAACACAAAACCAGATCAAGTCGGAACTTACTCAAGCAGCAAATCCAACGAAGAACAGAACACGCAGAAACAGATCAAAGTTAGCAACTTTGTGACAAACAAAGGAACGCTAAATCAGATTCAACTAGAACTGCATGACCTACGACTCAGAGAAACAAGGAAAGAGAATACACAAACTGCAGAACAAGTCAGAGGACGACAGAAATTTCATTCCCATAAAAAGATTAGAGAAGAAGAGACAGAACGAAATCAATTGCGCTCAAGAgtcaaaggaaagaaaaacatCAAACCGCCGCCATGATCTGGGAAATGTGAGGTCTGAATGATTTCGATCCACTTCCACCTCTCTGtcccttttatttctattgttaGGGAGAAGGAAGAATCGAAGAAGACGAGGACGAACAGCGAAGCACAGCAAGTAGaaaactcctcttcttcttcccgatGATGTTAAATTAAATTTGCAAACGCTTGCTTGAGAATAAGACAAGAAACGCGCTTTACGGTTGTGCGTATTTATCCCTGAAAAAAACTACCAggaacaattttttattttcggataaaatattatttttgaaaaatttgctGAAAAGAATTAGCAAGTATTATTAGTATTTAACGTACGCTACGAATATTATTACAAAAAACATTAAATATTTGAGATTTAGCTTAGGAATATATTAaatgatttttttccttttaccAAATTACTCTTGGTATTTTTGTTTTGCAAAAttattacttaaaaattattttggagCACCTTTTATTGTGTTTTCAAATTCGAATCTTTTGTacttaattttatctaaatttatGGAGATGGCTAGAGATTAGGTGTGGTGAAGAACATATGGc contains:
- the LOC121996258 gene encoding uncharacterized protein At3g28850-like; translation: MGCAVSKQPGSGRWFGRSKSLPVHLARGGRQRSGGGHHAVILTSSTFGALRLDRGDNSSDDEATAKVSTDLQAAVSMAAVKASCAREIGLCTETWSEMIERRIPKTPTVTPPNEPEVINASELMAGLEDASPLLLPPAAHHRSFSSHTTRDAHFSSPDSEFTTSYSPKLEFMNLSHDDSIFSDFDPEILSIFREAVNQSHSALPPLKPYKKEEEEAEEEDEEDNKHPSLSIVRARIDEFQQKIDAKKATRNPNFAKMAPSCKRPPGGEGKVVLYFTSLRGIRQTYEDCRAMDTILKGYGVRIDERDVSMHAGFKEELVGTLGPGYRLPRVFADCRYLGGSDEVRQLHEEGRLGKLLECCEMARQGKGDVGGCGGGGDAGCEGCGDLRFLPCEICSGSCKVYVEEDQEEGGELGGGFRRCPECNENGLVRCLLCR